The Chrysiogenia bacterium genome includes a region encoding these proteins:
- the dnaA gene encoding chromosomal replication initiator protein DnaA: protein MENLWERSLPLFQQSMKDSTFDRWVRPIRFGRLEGERMYLQVPSVFFKDYLQEGFLDLFQNKIYESFAERYQIVLEVAADDPARAGNGHNPAQSTAPSRPPQPVPPHRNPSAARERVIGNRLSPRYVFENFVVGKSNDFAHAACRAVADNPHRNDYNPLFIFGGVGLGKTHLVNAIGNRILDQHPNLRIVYVSSENFTNEVVSSIQHHKMEEFKKKYRRDCDILLIDDIQFIAGKETTQEEFFHTFEELHHQGKQIVVTSDKPAREIGGLEERLKSRLDWGLSVDIQPPELETRIAILRRKAETFGFNMGDDVADFLATYCGNNMRELEGSLNRVMAYCELSQRPASLELVQELFQHAVAERNRKPTIENIQKLVAEQFNVKISDIKGPRKHKIVALPRQVAMFLCRKLTGASFPEIGEKFGGRDHSTVIYACEKIDNAMKQDLNLRHRLQTIEQALNHPA from the coding sequence ATGGAGAACCTCTGGGAACGCTCGCTTCCGCTTTTCCAACAGTCCATGAAGGACTCGACCTTTGATCGATGGGTTCGCCCCATTCGTTTCGGTCGGCTCGAAGGCGAGCGCATGTACCTCCAGGTTCCCAGCGTCTTCTTCAAGGACTACCTGCAGGAAGGTTTCCTCGATCTCTTCCAGAACAAGATCTACGAATCGTTTGCCGAGCGCTACCAGATCGTGCTGGAAGTCGCTGCGGACGATCCCGCGCGCGCCGGCAACGGTCACAACCCGGCCCAGAGCACCGCGCCCTCGCGCCCGCCCCAGCCGGTGCCCCCGCATCGCAACCCCAGCGCCGCGCGTGAGCGCGTCATCGGCAACCGGCTGAGTCCGCGCTACGTGTTCGAGAACTTCGTCGTGGGCAAGTCCAATGACTTCGCCCATGCCGCCTGCCGGGCGGTGGCCGACAACCCGCATCGCAATGACTACAACCCGCTGTTCATCTTCGGCGGCGTGGGCCTTGGCAAGACGCACCTTGTGAACGCCATCGGCAACCGAATTCTGGACCAGCATCCGAACCTTCGAATTGTTTATGTCTCCAGTGAGAATTTCACCAACGAAGTGGTCAGCTCCATCCAGCACCACAAGATGGAGGAGTTCAAGAAGAAGTATCGCCGCGACTGCGACATCCTGCTGATCGACGACATCCAGTTCATCGCCGGCAAGGAAACCACCCAGGAAGAGTTTTTCCATACCTTCGAAGAGCTTCACCACCAGGGCAAACAGATCGTCGTGACCTCAGACAAGCCCGCGCGCGAGATTGGCGGCCTCGAAGAACGTCTCAAGAGCCGCCTCGACTGGGGCCTCTCCGTGGACATTCAGCCCCCCGAGCTGGAGACCCGCATCGCGATCCTCCGCCGCAAGGCCGAGACCTTCGGCTTCAACATGGGTGATGACGTCGCCGACTTCCTGGCAACCTATTGCGGCAACAACATGCGCGAGCTTGAGGGCTCTCTGAACCGCGTCATGGCCTACTGCGAGCTCTCCCAGCGTCCAGCCAGCCTGGAATTGGTGCAGGAGCTCTTCCAGCACGCCGTTGCCGAGCGCAACCGCAAGCCGACGATCGAGAACATCCAGAAACTTGTGGCCGAACAGTTCAATGTGAAGATTTCCGACATCAAGGGTCCGCGGAAGCACAAGATCGTTGCGCTTCCGCGTCAGGTTGCCATGTTCCTGTGCCGCAAGCTCACGGGCGCATCCTTCCCCGAAATCGGTGAAAAATTCGGCGGCCGCGATCACTCGACTGTGATTTACGCCTGCGAAAAGATCGACAATGCAATGAAACAGGACCTCAACCTGCGCCATCGGCTCCAGACGATCGAGCAAGCGCTCAATCATCCGGCTTGA
- the dnaN gene encoding DNA polymerase III subunit beta: MQLTISKQDLLAGLTATQGIIEKRNTMPILSNVLMDADDKRLRMVATDLEIGVRLEVPAKVKSAGKITVPARKLLDIVKELPDQDLEFKLVENQQLEFKVGKFRSRIAGLPADEYPNLPSYEDGKFFEVGSEALKRMVARTRYAVSTDETRYNLNGIYFEKAEKGKLLRLVATDGHRLAMTDSSEMGDLGDGWGERGLIVPRKAIAELQKMLDHNEK; this comes from the coding sequence ATGCAATTGACCATCTCCAAGCAAGATCTACTCGCCGGCTTGACCGCCACCCAGGGCATCATTGAGAAGCGCAACACCATGCCGATTCTCTCCAACGTATTGATGGATGCCGATGACAAGCGCCTGCGAATGGTTGCCACCGACCTTGAAATCGGTGTGCGGCTCGAAGTGCCGGCGAAGGTGAAGTCCGCCGGAAAAATTACCGTGCCGGCCAGAAAGCTCCTCGACATCGTCAAGGAACTCCCCGATCAGGATCTGGAGTTCAAGCTTGTCGAGAATCAGCAGCTCGAGTTCAAGGTAGGCAAGTTCCGCTCTCGCATCGCGGGGCTTCCGGCCGACGAATATCCGAACCTGCCAAGCTACGAGGACGGGAAGTTCTTTGAGGTCGGCAGTGAGGCGCTCAAGCGGATGGTTGCACGCACGCGCTATGCCGTTTCTACGGACGAGACACGCTACAACCTCAACGGCATCTATTTTGAGAAGGCTGAAAAGGGCAAGCTGCTGCGTCTTGTTGCCACTGACGGGCACCGTCTGGCGATGACCGACAGCAGCGAAATGGGCGACCTGGGTGATGGCTGGGGTGAGCGCGGGCTGATCGTGCCGCGCAAGGCAATTGCCGAGCTCCAGAAGATGCTCGACCACAACGAAAAGA